The Paramormyrops kingsleyae isolate MSU_618 chromosome 11, PKINGS_0.4, whole genome shotgun sequence genome includes a window with the following:
- the LOC111848092 gene encoding uncharacterized protein, protein MSEELCYSTVVFTTSKNSLATVKKNEEILYAQVKKAELAPEKSFPAPDDSRTIGQETSSPAQAPEKPEHRHQPQKWAIVFLSLTCALLLAGIIAVFVYYNLSQSAAGQLKKDISALMDNNSALMENNIALMGANSALMENNSALLENNQQLQVLKSNLTAQNEFLESENKKLQKNQTLLDEILQFRNFPVEKYCPNGTTCSRCPTGWTFNNSKCYFLYLDQTWKTWQDSRIECFKMGADLLTIQDKEEQMFIVNLAPAYFDKWHGYWIGLTRQANNWVWVNGSSMTTGFWADEGSQNYVLINTDQITLNSWQTKDNDMFNRWICENKALLF, encoded by the exons ATGTCTGAAGAGCTCTGCTATTCCACTGTGGTTTTCACCACATCCAAAAATTCCTTGGCTACAG tCAAAAAGAATGAAGAAATCCTATATGCACAAGTTAAGAAAGCAGAACTAGCTCCAGAGAAGTCATTCCCTGCACCAGATG ATTCCAGAACAATTGGTCAGGAAACTTCGTCCCCTGCACAGGCTCCAGAGAAACCTGAGCACAGACATCAGCCCCAGAAGTGGGCTATAGTATTTCTCAGCCTTACCTGTGCTTTATTACTGGCTGGCATCATTGCTGTCTTTGTCTACT ATAATCTTTCCCAGAGTGCTGCAGGGCAGCTCAAAAAGGACATCAGTGCCCTTATGGATAACAACAGTGCCCTTATGGAAAACAACATTGCCCTTATGGGAGCCAATAGTGCCCTTATGGAAAACAACAGTGCCCTTCTGGAAAACAATCAGCAGCTACAAGTGCTTAAAAGCAATCTCACTGCTCAGAATGAATTCTTGGAGAGTGAGAAcaaaaaactgcaaaagaaCCAGACTTTGCTGGATGAGATTTTACAGTTCCGTAATTTTCCTGTGGAAAAATATTGCCCAAATG GGACAACATGCTCACGCTGCCCAACTGGATGGACATTCAACAATTCAAAGTGTTACTTCCTGTACCTTGATCAAACATGGAAAACGTGGCAAGATAGTCGTATTGAATGCTTCAAAATGGGGGCTGATCTGCTAACAATACAAGACAAGGAGGAACAG ATGTTCATCGTGAACCTTGCACCTGCATACTTTGACAAATGGCACGGTTACTGGATCGGATTGACTAGACAAGCAAACAACTGGGTCTGGGTCAACGGCTCTTCAATGACCACAGG GTTCTGGGCAGACGAAGGAAGCCAAAActatgttttaataaatacagaCCAAATAACCCTGAACAGCTGGCAAACAAAGGATAATGACATGTTTAACCGGTGGATCTGTGAGAACAAGGCCCTGCTATTCTGA